In one Thermococcus sp. 2319x1 genomic region, the following are encoded:
- a CDS encoding adenosylmethionine-8-amino-7-oxononanoate aminotransferase, with the protein MGYSKLYVLGRDGILLSTNLSVYPSDILIKDSSIYVKGISVIQKFLDEQELNLKFPICNYPKSFDAHGNFLAVLLMNGSLSLMENTKVLWMKDLEFREGKIHECLYDTHISPIYGNVRFFGNYVLVGIDDRVELYSLNGTLFWRFKLDGNITSLEASDLLALAVTPNKVYFISKNGILGSYTTNVKHVAVFGLDAVIADSQGISFLTFKPFVTVTEIDESIAREVFSNETPDLQIVLGKAAAKFVNAIFTRDTMEFNGIIYKSAWKREDYCLIQPGNGRGFIVGTHRYGTKACLLYYKERKPKKPVLIRWKDLNRNSKVEVEEIEVVFMENSREP; encoded by the coding sequence ATGGGATATTCAAAACTCTATGTCCTCGGGAGAGATGGAATATTGCTGTCAACTAACCTCTCGGTATATCCCTCTGATATACTAATAAAAGACAGCTCCATCTATGTTAAGGGTATTAGCGTTATTCAAAAGTTTCTGGATGAACAAGAACTCAATTTAAAATTTCCAATATGCAACTATCCAAAGAGTTTTGATGCCCATGGGAACTTCCTCGCAGTCCTGCTGATGAATGGCTCCCTATCTTTGATGGAAAATACAAAAGTACTATGGATGAAAGATCTTGAGTTTAGGGAAGGAAAGATACACGAGTGCCTATATGATACACACATTTCCCCAATATATGGAAACGTCAGGTTCTTTGGAAACTATGTGCTTGTTGGCATAGATGATAGAGTTGAGCTTTACTCCCTTAACGGCACTCTCTTCTGGAGATTCAAGCTTGATGGGAATATTACGTCTCTTGAGGCGTCAGACCTATTAGCTCTCGCCGTAACTCCTAACAAAGTATATTTCATCTCAAAAAACGGGATTTTAGGAAGCTATACAACTAATGTCAAACACGTTGCAGTTTTCGGACTAGACGCTGTGATAGCGGATTCCCAGGGAATATCTTTTCTCACATTTAAGCCATTTGTAACTGTTACAGAGATTGATGAGAGTATCGCAAGGGAAGTGTTTTCTAATGAAACACCTGATCTCCAGATTGTTCTCGGAAAAGCTGCAGCTAAGTTTGTTAATGCGATCTTTACAAGAGATACCATGGAATTTAATGGGATTATTTATAAAAGCGCTTGGAAGAGAGAAGATTACTGTCTAATTCAGCCCGGGAATGGGAGGGGGTTCATAGTAGGAACGCATAGATACGGAACCAAAGCTTGTTTGCTTTATTACAAAGAAAGAAAACCCAAAAAGCCTGTGCTAATCAGATGGAAGGATTTAAACAGAAATAGCAAAGTTGAGGTGGAAGAGATTGAAGTTGTATTTATGGAAAATTCCCGAGAACCATAA